The following proteins are encoded in a genomic region of Amycolatopsis sulphurea:
- a CDS encoding nuclear transport factor 2 family protein, with the protein MTDSSSIMAPLSLCGERHHDGIYASVSRLEDRAAIEDLVLKYFLAADDDDWETLGASFAEDGSFSAGAFPGGDDRESVVKFIQADRQNMGVTVHTQNTTLLTFTDDDHADGVVGAHLELARGGTTVYGAVRYYDTYVRTAEGWQIKTREMAIIHVGPWDEVGTSLTAPNRARWPGADPAPADLPR; encoded by the coding sequence GTGACGGACTCCAGCTCGATCATGGCACCCCTTTCGCTCTGCGGTGAGCGGCATCACGACGGTATCTACGCGAGCGTAAGTCGCCTGGAGGACCGGGCCGCCATCGAAGACCTGGTACTCAAGTATTTCCTGGCCGCGGATGACGACGACTGGGAGACGCTCGGCGCGTCCTTCGCCGAGGACGGCTCGTTCTCGGCGGGCGCGTTCCCGGGCGGCGACGACCGCGAGTCCGTCGTGAAGTTCATCCAGGCCGACCGGCAGAACATGGGCGTCACGGTGCACACGCAGAACACCACGCTGCTCACCTTCACCGACGACGACCACGCCGACGGTGTCGTCGGGGCGCATCTGGAACTCGCGCGAGGCGGCACCACGGTGTACGGCGCGGTGCGCTACTACGACACCTACGTGCGCACCGCCGAGGGCTGGCAGATCAAGACCCGGGAGATGGCGATCATCCATGTCGGACCGTGGGACGAGGTCGGCACCTCGCTGACCGCGCCGAACCGGGCCCGCTGGCCCGGCGCGGATCCCGCGCCCGCCGACCTGCCGCGCTGA
- the ribB gene encoding 3,4-dihydroxy-2-butanone-4-phosphate synthase: MDPIEYALAELARGRPVVVADGEDRENEGDLIVAADRVTTETMAFIVRHSSGFVCVALPDAECARLALPPMYHSNNDHFGTAYRVTVDAASGVSTGISARDRARTARVLADPATRPGDLTRPGHVVPLAARPGGVLERPGHTEAAVDLARLAGLRPAGVLCEVVSERDPSRMARRPELAAFAAEHGLALITIDSLVAFRRATEAAAERVVGVRLPTGSGVLRTVGYRGLPDGAEHVALVAGASDGRDIPVHVHVECVPGDVFGSNGCDCAARLDAAVREVTAARRGIVVYLRPRVGDPLRGLFDERHRVGCGPAELAVAASILTDLGVTSLRHLQNPVAVRGGLDAAFAAAVRREAAEAPGAVA; this comes from the coding sequence ATGGACCCGATCGAATACGCGCTGGCCGAACTCGCCCGTGGCCGCCCGGTCGTGGTGGCCGACGGCGAGGATCGGGAGAACGAAGGCGACCTGATCGTGGCCGCCGACCGGGTCACGACCGAGACGATGGCCTTCATCGTGCGGCACAGCAGTGGTTTCGTCTGCGTCGCGTTGCCGGACGCGGAGTGTGCCCGCCTGGCGCTGCCGCCGATGTACCACTCGAACAACGACCATTTCGGCACCGCCTACCGGGTCACCGTGGACGCGGCGTCCGGCGTCAGCACCGGCATTTCGGCCCGGGACCGTGCGCGCACCGCGCGGGTGCTGGCCGACCCGGCGACCCGGCCGGGCGATCTGACCCGTCCCGGGCACGTGGTGCCGCTGGCCGCCCGTCCGGGCGGCGTGCTCGAACGGCCCGGCCACACCGAGGCCGCCGTGGACCTCGCGCGGCTTGCCGGGCTCCGGCCGGCGGGTGTGCTGTGCGAGGTGGTCAGCGAGCGTGACCCGAGCCGGATGGCCCGGCGTCCGGAGCTGGCGGCGTTCGCGGCCGAGCACGGTCTTGCGTTGATCACCATCGACAGCCTCGTCGCGTTCCGCCGGGCTACCGAGGCGGCGGCCGAGCGGGTTGTCGGTGTGCGCCTGCCCACCGGGTCCGGGGTACTGCGGACAGTCGGCTACCGGGGGCTGCCCGACGGTGCCGAGCACGTGGCGCTGGTGGCCGGCGCGAGTGACGGCCGGGACATTCCGGTACACGTTCACGTGGAGTGCGTGCCTGGCGACGTCTTCGGGTCGAATGGCTGTGACTGCGCCGCGCGGCTCGATGCCGCGGTGCGGGAGGTGACCGCGGCCCGGCGGGGAATCGTCGTCTACTTGCGACCCCGCGTCGGCGATCCGCTGCGGGGCCTGTTCGACGAGCGGCACCGGGTGGGCTGCGGCCCTGCGGAACTGGCGGTGGCGGCGTCGATCCTGACCGATCTCGGCGTGACGTCTTTGCGGCACCTGCAGAACCCGGTCGCGGTCCGGGGCGGTCTCGACGCCGCCTTCGCCGCCGCCGTCCGCCGGGAGGCCGCCGAGGCACCGGGCGCGGTCGCGTGA
- a CDS encoding LLM class flavin-dependent oxidoreductase, translated as MKFSLMQTGVIGRRHELEAGMAGQRPELYQRFLEEMRGYIRLADELGYDAYCSPEHHLQIEGFEITNHPGMLGAYVGLHAKRLKAGLLGYVLPTHNPVRVAEEIATLDHMLQGRLIVGFTRGYHARWVDAYASFRGVGATNVQHAKAKNEQDAINREIFEESVQIVKQAWENSTFSHKGKYWEYPPAGGSAGHPGYAEFGAGQDENGIVREIGIAPRPFTNPHPKVYGAFAYSMRTVDMWAREGGKQIVFANDLDFCEALWKRYAETARKAGRDVPREEIGAWGGFLILTDSKEEAQALEAEHRWFWEKWFIPHGQQFPNVLIGTPDDISRQIEQAHDRLGFTECFLMFGQGHLEPGRQNEELVRFAEEVAPRFATKDPDGTLA; from the coding sequence GTGAAATTCAGCCTCATGCAGACCGGCGTCATCGGCCGCCGGCACGAACTCGAAGCCGGGATGGCGGGCCAGCGGCCCGAGCTGTACCAACGCTTTCTCGAAGAGATGCGGGGATACATCCGGCTCGCGGACGAACTCGGCTACGACGCCTACTGCTCGCCCGAGCACCACTTGCAGATCGAGGGTTTCGAGATCACCAACCACCCCGGCATGCTCGGTGCCTACGTCGGGCTGCACGCCAAACGGCTGAAGGCCGGGCTGCTGGGATACGTGCTGCCTACGCACAATCCGGTGCGCGTCGCCGAGGAGATCGCCACCCTCGATCACATGCTGCAGGGCCGGCTGATCGTCGGATTCACGCGCGGATACCACGCCCGCTGGGTCGACGCCTACGCTTCCTTTCGCGGGGTCGGCGCCACGAACGTGCAGCACGCGAAGGCCAAGAACGAGCAGGACGCGATCAACCGGGAGATCTTCGAGGAGTCCGTCCAGATCGTGAAGCAGGCGTGGGAGAACTCCACCTTCTCCCACAAGGGGAAGTACTGGGAATACCCGCCGGCGGGTGGCTCCGCCGGACACCCGGGTTACGCGGAATTCGGTGCCGGGCAGGACGAGAACGGCATCGTGCGGGAGATCGGCATCGCGCCGAGGCCCTTCACCAATCCGCATCCCAAGGTCTACGGCGCGTTCGCCTACTCCATGCGAACCGTGGACATGTGGGCTCGCGAAGGCGGGAAACAGATCGTGTTCGCCAACGATCTCGACTTCTGCGAGGCGCTGTGGAAGCGCTACGCCGAGACCGCGCGGAAGGCCGGCCGCGACGTGCCGCGCGAGGAGATCGGGGCGTGGGGCGGCTTTCTCATCCTGACCGATTCAAAGGAGGAGGCCCAGGCGCTGGAGGCCGAGCACCGCTGGTTCTGGGAGAAGTGGTTCATCCCGCACGGCCAGCAGTTCCCCAACGTGCTGATCGGCACCCCGGACGACATCTCCCGCCAGATCGAACAGGCCCACGACCGCCTCGGCTTCACCGAGTGCTTCCTGATGTTCGGCCAGGGGCACCTCGAACCCGGCCGGCAGAACGAGGAACTCGTCCGGTTCGCCGAAGAGGTCGCGCCGCGGTTCGCCACCAAGGATCCGGACGGGACGCTGGCCTGA
- a CDS encoding flavin reductase family protein: MIELESVTGDPVQLRRAYGCFPSGVTAVCAWAGGVPVGIAASSFTSVSVDPPLVSLCVQNSSTTWPRLRTAPRLGVSVLGQDQNGAVAWLDCSIHSEVPAGDHAIVLLRIHALRAEPDDAPLVFHGSRFRQLAAV, encoded by the coding sequence ATGATCGAGCTGGAGTCCGTCACCGGTGATCCGGTGCAGCTGCGCCGTGCCTACGGGTGTTTCCCGAGCGGGGTCACCGCGGTGTGCGCGTGGGCGGGCGGGGTCCCGGTGGGGATCGCCGCGAGTTCCTTCACCTCGGTGTCGGTGGATCCGCCACTGGTCTCCCTGTGCGTGCAGAACTCTTCGACGACCTGGCCGCGGCTGCGCACGGCGCCGCGGCTCGGGGTCAGCGTGCTCGGCCAGGACCAGAACGGCGCGGTCGCCTGGCTGGACTGCTCGATCCACTCGGAGGTCCCCGCCGGGGACCACGCGATCGTCCTGCTGCGGATCCACGCACTGCGTGCCGAACCGGACGACGCGCCGCTGGTGTTCCACGGCAGCCGGTTCCGGCAGCTGGCGGCGGTCTGA